The Pongo pygmaeus isolate AG05252 chromosome 20, NHGRI_mPonPyg2-v2.0_pri, whole genome shotgun sequence sequence GAAAGGCAAACTGgacccggcacggtggctcatgcctgtaatcccagaactttgagaggctgaggcaggaggattgcttcagcccaggagtttgaaaccaggccaggcaacatagtgagaccctgtctaatgaaaagttaaaaaaaattagctgggtgtggtggcgtgcacctgtggtcccagctgctcaggaggctgaggtgggaggatcacttgagcccaagaggtagatgctgcagtgagcagtaatcacaccactgcactccagcctgggccataaagtgagaccctgtctcaaaaaacaaaaggcaagaaGCAAactgggctggacacagtggctcacaccagtagtcccagcactttgggaggctgcagggggagaatcgcttgagcccaggaatttgagaccagcctgggaaacaaagcaaaacccatcTCACAAAAGCAAACTGTATGTCTTTCATCTCAAGCAGAGTAAAACCCAAAGCCCTCACCATGGCCCACAAGGCTCCCTGGCCTCCCACACTGTCCCCCTTGCTTATCTGCCCCAGCCACGCCCACCTCCTGGCTGCCCTCGAGCCTCCTGGCTGCTGCCATCTCCCGGACTATGCCCCTGTGGCTTCCTCTGCCCCAATTATTCTTCCTCCAAAGGATCTGGGCTGCTCCCTCTCTCAATTTAGGTCTTTGGTGAATGTCACATCAGGGAGGCCTTTTCTGGTCACCCTCTTTAAACCACAACTCACTCCCGAACTTTCTCtgtgcagaaaagagttaacctggcaggctccaccccagacTGCTGTCCTTAGACAGGCCTGGGTGCACAGTTGGTCCTTGGCTGGGAACTTGGGTGTTGGTGGGGGGGTCTTATCACTTCCTGATAGAGTGGCTCGCTGCATCTATCTAGGCTGTTTGTGCAGGCACAGGCCTTCTTTCTGGGAGCCTGGCATTTTGGTATATGTTGGAGAGAAGGTGCTCTTGTGGCCGCCCCCATGAAACCAAGAGTGCTGAGGCTAGGATCAGAGTGTCCCTGGCTGACATTTCACACATGTCGCCATGATCCACTGCTGGAGGAATTAGGTGTGGCCTCTGGAAGTGCATGCCTGGTTTCCTGAGTTCACTCCATGCACCTTTCCTTTTGGCTGACTTGGCTCCATATCCTTTGATGAGAGTAAATTAGAGCTGTGAGTGCAATTGCATACTGAGTCCCGAGTCCCAGAGAACCATCAAACCTGGGGTGCTCTCTGATTCCTGAGTCCCAGAGAACCATCAAACCTGGGGGTGGTCTCGGGGACCCCCGGCACACTGTCCTTCTCAACTCTTTTCTCCTCCTCAACACTCACCACCATTGGGCATCCCATATTTTACCTGTTTACCTTGTCATCGTCTTGCCCACACCCCAGGTTCCACCCCAACCCTGCTCTGTGCAGTATTCCTAGCTCCATCCATAGAGACCCACAGAAGATGCTGGGGGAATATTTCCTGAATGACACCCGTAACAGCTTTATTTTCAAAGGTGGGATCCCTCCCGGGGCTTGTGATGGGACGGCGCTGTGGGACCGAGCAGCAGAGCCGTGCAGGACAGGcgtgggcaggggcggggcagCTGGCCCGGGAGGCCGGCAGGTCCCAGAAGACACCTCACACGGGTTCCATCTGCAGCTCTTCCCCGTCCACAGCCTCAATCTGGTGGAAGGCAGCGTGGGAGCCGATGACCACCAGGGTGGCTCCTGCAGGAAAGCCGGCAGCTCAGGGCCACACTCCTGCGCCTGGCCCCCACCATCCACCCCAGCTGCTCAGACCCTGTACTCACCCAGCACCCAGAAGACGGCCGAGCCCGCACCAGCCAGCcagaagaaggggaaggagatgCCTCCGGCCAGAGCGTACTGATGCGCTGGGCTCACCTCTCGGCCTGGGGGCAGATGGCATTGGGGCGCTGTTCCGACCCTCCATGCCCTCTCCCAGAGTAACCCCTGCTGCCCCCCAACAATCTGTACAAGCTCCAGGTTCTCGGGATCGATTCCAAACTCCTCATGCCAAGGCCCTCCAGGTCCTGGGGTCACCCTGTTCCCCTGCTGTCCCCACTGACCTCTAGAGCACGGCACACCGTcctcgcctgcctcagccccaccctctgccctctgccccacATCCTCCAGGAAGTTCCTGGGATCCCGGCTTCCTGCTCCCTAGACTAGGGCTCTCCTGCTGCAACCCTCGCACAGACCAGGGGTCTCAAACTGGTGGCCCGAGGGCCAAATCTGACCTGTGGATGTGTTTTTTGAGAAGTTTTGCAAGGATGTGATTTGTGGCTGGCAAAGTGAAcgatttcacataaaaataccAACTTCAGGCTTCTCATAGAAGTCTCAGGGACAGGGTCTGCATGCTCTGGTGACGGTAATCAGCTGAAGCCAAGTCGTGCCTGTGCTTCAGGCGCTCCCTCCACCCAGCCCGTCAAGCACATAACTTGCAGGCCCCTGAAGAGCCTGGCCTTCGGGTCTACCTGACTGTCTAATCCCAACTCCCTGACCCCACTCCAAACCTTGATTTTCCCCTGGGGGGAATTTCCCCTGGCATTTTGTTTTCCCAGTGGTCCTTGGTACTACTAGTCTGGGAACCACATGAAACATACTCCTCGGCTTCCCTCTCTATGTTTCAAGTTCTTTCTGGTCATACCCCAGAAAGCTGGAAAAGAAACGGGAACAGATCTAGGCCAGTGTAAGGTGGCCACCTGGTGTCCAGTGTGGGCACCTGCAGCTGATGTTGGCCGCAGAGAGCGgcaaggggaggagagagaggggaggagtcATGTGGTTTGAAAAGGAGTAGGTTTAAGGCACAGCAGCCAGGTGGATCCTGGGTTTGAGGAATAGCAATTTGAGGGGGCTGAGACTCGATGGAAGGATCGGTTGTGTCTGAGATTTTAACGGATCAGGTTTGGGGGATCTAATGTACATCTAGGCTTGGGCGGACTTGGGTTTTGAAGGACTTGGATTTGGGGTCTGAGGTCTGCATTCCAAAAGACCAAGATTTGAGGGACCAAGGATTCATCTGGGCAGGGGGTTTCTCACCAAAGAGCACAAGCTTGGACTGCAAGGTGCGCAGATAAAGAATGTAACAGGCGCCGAAAAAGACAGCCAGAGCCACCAGCAACATAGGGGACGTCACCCTGGAGGAGGAGTGCAGGGAGACAGGGGTTAGGCAGCTGGGGCTGGGCCAGCCAGGCGGCCCTGGCCTTCTCCACCGACGGGCGGCAAGCTACATCCTGGAGACCAGGGAGGGCCAGGTGACATTTAGTCACACTGCATCCTGGCCAGGGTGATGGTGGGGTAGGGGACCTGGCCCTTTGGTGACAAGGTAGTCTAGCAGAGCCAATCcttgggggcggggcctgggcggTGAGAGGAGGGCCCTGGGCGGTGAGAGGAGGGACCGGGCGGTGAAGGGCGGGGCCTGGGCGGTGAGAGGAGGGACCGGGGGCGGTGAAGGGCGGGGCCTGAGCGGTGAGAGGAGGGGTCCAGCCGGTCGGGGCTAGTGCGGGTGCGGGGCCCGGGAGGCACTCACACGCAGTACAGGATGAGGCCCAGGAATACGAACACATAGTTGCTCTGGTAGTATTCCACGTTGCGTACGAGGCGCTGGCAGAGCTCGCCCAGGTTGCGGGGCCGTGAGAAGCGCTGCTGGTCCACGAAGGTGCTCCAGGGACGGATGGTCGCGCGGCGCCGCTCCAGCCACTCCCGGCCTGCACCGGAGGGAATCAGCTTCGGCAGTAGGGTCCTGCGGGGGGTGGGGCTGGGTCAGTGGTGGACCGGGATGGAGCCCCAGACCCCCGCAAAAGAAGAGGACTAAGGGGGCCTGGACTCCCTCCCGGGACCCCAGATTCCTGGACCGCAGGCAGGGGCTAGGGGCCCAGACTCCAGGGTCCCATTAGAGGAGACCCGGGCCAACACTTCTGCGTCTCGGGGCTGGGACTCCAGGCTCTCGAGGGAGGAGGGGGCCGGGGGCCCGGACTCCCGGGTCTCGGGTCCAAGGGCCTAGAGCCAGCTCGCTCACGTGGCGCTCAGCCCTTCCGCCTCGGCATCTTTCTGCTGGTCCTTCTGCGCTGCCATGTCTGCGTCGTGAGGGGTAGAGCCGCTGTAACTAGCCCGGTACCCTGAAGACCCCGCCGGCCCCGCCCGAGGCCGGCCCCACCCAGCGGAGTCGACGTGGCGCAGCTCGGGAGCAGCTGGGGACTGTAGTTCTGCCGCTGAGTGTTGTGGGAATTGTAGTCCTGACGGTGACTAAGAAGATGGGCGCCATGATGGCGGTCTGACTCGCAAGACACCTTGAGAGATATAATCCCAGAAAGTGACGGCGCGCGTCTCTGGGTATTATGGGAGTTGTAGTTTCAggagggtgcaggtgggctgtCAGGAGCGAGGGCGTTATGGGAACTCTAACGTCAGAAGCGGGCGTTGTGTACTCTCCCAGGGAGGGCACAATGGGGACCGTGCAGAGCTGTCGTTCTGACTCTAGAGGGCATAAAAAAACGCCTGGAGGGCTTCAGATTCCTGGGCCCTAGCCCAGATGTTTTCATTCAGCAAGTCTGGGGTGGAGCCCAtaatttccatttctgagttcccaggtgatgctgatgccccTGGTCCACGGACTACATTTTGAGTAGAAAGATTTAGATAATTTGTGGGAATTGATTCTTTCCTCAAGAGATTGAGGCTAGTGAGGGGGCCATGGTTGCTGGAGGGGTATCTGAGGTTGCCCCCTGCCTCACCTTGTGGAGTCCCAAAGATGAATGAGTTGGGGCTAGGGACACCTCCGACCCCCGCCACACACACCTTTGGACAGGAGGGAGTGAagttaagaaagagaaaaggttGAGAAGTTTTGTGggcttttttgaaatggagtctcgctcttgttgcccaggctggagtgcaatggcgcaatcttggctcactgcaacctccgcctcctgggttcaagcgattctcctgcctcagcctccagagtagctgggattacaggtgcccgccaccacgcccagctaatttttgtattttttttagtagagacggggtttcaccatgttggccaggctggtctcgtactcctgacctcgtgatcttcctgtctcagcctctcaaagtgctgggattacaggtgtgagccattgtgcctggcccacagggcTGGAATTCTAATTGAATTCTAATGGGGTGAACCAGAACAGGGCCTCAAGAAATGTGTGTGGAAGTATAGGGAAGGCTGGGCTCCCTTAAGCAGACTGAGATCCtaattttccaaagcagctgggtGGGGCTGGAAGGAGAATATCTATATGGGATAACCaggtgacctttttttttttgaatttttttttaagtagataagggattttgctgtgttggcccagtaggtctcaaactcctggactcaagcgatccttctgccttggccttcccaagtgttgggattacaggtgtgagccccaccacgcccaggttcaagtgactcttttttgtttgtttgtttttgagacggagtctcactctgtcgccagggctggagtgcagtcactgcaacctcagcctcctcctgggttcaagcgattctcctgcctcagcctcccgagtacctgggattacaggcgcctgccactatgcccagctaattttttgtatttttagtaaagagggggtttcaccatgttggccaggctggtctcgaactcctgactttgtgattcgcccgcctcggcctcccaaagtgctaggattacaggcgtgagccaccgcgcctggccccaagtGACTCTTTTAGGCCCAGCTCTTGTCTTCCAAGATCTACAGCAGTTTAGGGtttgtgctttgaggcctgctgGAAGGTGTTCCCAGGAGGTGGGACGAAGATGGCCCTGTCCAAGGGGCTGGTGGTGCAATAGGCAGGGAAGCCCTTTGCAAGGGCCCCACACTGAAGATAGAAGAGTTACACTTTGAAGATCAGATTGGCTAGTTACTGTTTATTTCCTCTTTGTCACCCCCAGGCTTTTAGTGgaatcaggttttctttttttttcttttttttttttttttgagatgaagtttcactctgttgctcaggctggagtacagtggcacaatgtctgctcactgcaacctctgcctcccgggttcaagcaattctcctgcctcagcctcctgagtagctgggattacaggtgtgcaccaccatgcccagctaatttttgtatttctagtagagatggggtttcaccatgttggtcaggctggtctcacactctgacctcctgatctgcccacctcagcctcccaaagtgctgggattacaggcgtgacccatcgcacctggcctggaaTCAGGTTTTCTAAATAGGATTCAAACTTGAAAATCAAAGGAGGACtgcagggctgggcgtggtggctcacgcctgtaatcccagcacttatgggaggcccaggagggtggatcacttgaggtcaggagttcaacaccagcctggccaacatggcaaaagcccatctctactaaaaaaaaatacacatgcctgtaatcccagctactcgggaggctgaggcaggagaatcgcttgaacccaggaggcggaggttgcagtgagccaagagcatgctatcgcactccagcctgggtgacagaacgagaccctgtctcagaaaaaaacgaaacaaaacaaaaaaaaacaccaaaggaggagtgcaatagcacaattaGCCCCGAGCAGGAATAGGGGAGCAGCATCTGAATTCAAAGGGCCCGAGCAGCAGAGGTAGCCCTTGGAAGAACCTCCACCGAAAGACAGAGCTTGGGGAATAGAATTGGGACAGAGCTCCAGCTGCCTCTTCCATGGCGGGCCATAGGAGATTCAGGATGGACTTTTGTTATGAGAGCTGTTGGGTTTCCTTATAGGAACTGAATGAAAGCAGTTTCATTCCAAAACCCACTGGTCTTTGTTCTGAGCAGAGGACATAGAGGCAGAGGCCTGGAGGTGTCCAACAGCGCAGGCCATGGCAAGAGACGGGGAGGGGGACAGTGGAGTCTGAGGGGCAAGGACATTGCAGGAGGGGTCCTAGGAGTGGGAGTGTGGGGGGAACTTTGAATAAGGGAATTTCAGGAGATGGGGCCTGGACACAGGGGTAATGTGAGAGAGGAGGGCCTGAGGCAGAGACATCATGAAATGGTTAGACATGGGGTCCCTGAGAGAACGGGCCTTTGGCAGATGGGCCCTGAATTAGGGGGGTAGGGTGTTGGTGTGCTGGGAGATGAGGGGGCACTTGAGAAGAttgtgagtcccaggccaggtgtggctcatgcctgtaatctcagcactttgggaggctaaggtgggcagatcacttaaggccaggagttcgagaccagcctgcccaacatggtgaaaccccatctttactaaacatacaaaaaaaaaattagctcagtgtgatggtgcacgtctgtaatcccagctactcgggaggctgagcaagagaatcgcttgaactcaggaggcagaggttgcagtgagctgagactatgccactgtactccagcctgggcgacagaacgagaccctatctcaaaaaaaaaaaaaaaaagatgagtccctccagcctgagccctcctccctccctcctgggaTCTCCAAGgaagtggtgctgggaaagcaGGAAGACCTTAGCACATTCAGCCAGAAATGTGGGTCACTGtccctgctgtgtgacctcaaggAAGGCCCTGccgtctctgggcctcagtctccccacctATCTATGGGAGTGTCTCTTCCCCTGCACcagaaaaataaagtagtatGTGTGGGTTTCCTAGGAGAGGTCTGGGCTCATGTAGCCCCTACCAGGACCAGGCTGTACCCTGGGGTCACCAGGGGTGTCCAGCGCACATGGCCCCTTACCTCCAACTGCCTTTCCCCCTCAGATTCGGGAGTTTCTCCCTCAGCCATTGTCTTGTGCAGTGGGTGTGTACATGCACTTGCACACTCACCCACTCACACTCACTCTCAGCATCCTGGCCACAGACACTGGCattgggaggcaggcaggcccaggcctggccccagcccctcctctgaCTTGCCTCCCTGAGCTGTGTTAGGAAGGCTGCCTCGAGGGAAATGGATTCACTGCCCCACCAAGGTGGCAAAAATGAAAAGGACTGACAACTCCCAGTGGAGGGGGGATGTGGAGCAGCTGCTGCTTCCTTACACTGTTGGATGCAGAATGGCACTCGAACTTTGGAAAGGGTCTGGCAACGTCCATGAAAGCTAAACACAGTCTATCCCatgaaccagcaattccactcccaggcACGCGCGTACCCAACAGAGTGCACATCTGTCATTAAAAGACACAACtagagggctgggcgtggtggctcaggcctgtaatcccagcactttgggaggccgaggcgggcagatcacgaggtcaagagttcgagaccagcctgaccaacatggtgaaaccccgtctctactaaaaacacaaaaattagctgggcgtggtggtgcacacctgtagtcccagctactcgggaggctgaggcaggggaatcacttgaacccgggaggcggagattgcagtgagccaagatcgtgccactgcactccagcctggtgacaaagcgagactccgtcttaaaaaaaaaaaaaaaaaaaaaaaaaaggccgggcgcggtggcttacgcctggaatcccagcactttgggaggcctaggcgggtggatcacgaggtcaggagatcgagaccatcctggctaacacggtgaaaccccgtctctactaaacatacaaaaaattagccgggcgtaatggcaggcgcctgtaatcccagctactcgggaggctgaggcaggagaatggcgtcaacccgggaggcagagcttgcagtgagccaagatcgcgccactgcactctagcctgggtgacagagcgagactccgtctcaaaaaaagaaaaaaaaaaaaaagtcataactagagggccgggcgcagtggctcgtgcctgtaatctcagcactttaggaggctgaggtgggtggatcactttttttttttttttttttttttgagacagagtttcactcttgctgcccaggctggagtgcaatggcgcgatctcagctcactggaacctccgcctcccaggttcaagcaattcttctgccccagcctcccaagtagctgggattagaggagtgtgccaccacgcccggctaattttgtatttttagtagagacggggtttctccatgttggtcaggctggtctcgaactaccgacctcaggtgatctgcctgcttcagcctcccaaagtgctgggattataggcgtgagccaccgtgcctgcctgttttttgtttttctttttagatggggtctcactcagtcacccaggctgaatgaagtgcagtggcgtgacctcggctcactgcaacctccacctcccaggttccggtgattctcctgcctcagccctgtgagtagctgggactacaagcacgtgccaccacgcccagctagtttttgtatttttagtagagacggtgtttcaccatgtcggtgggcagatcacttgaggtcaggagttcgagaccagcc is a genomic window containing:
- the RABAC1 gene encoding prenylated Rab acceptor protein 1, producing the protein MAAQKDQQKDAEAEGLSATTLLPKLIPSGAGREWLERRRATIRPWSTFVDQQRFSRPRNLGELCQRLVRNVEYYQSNYVFVFLGLILYCVVTSPMLLVALAVFFGACYILYLRTLQSKLVLFGREVSPAHQYALAGGISFPFFWLAGAGSAVFWVLGATLVVIGSHAAFHQIEAVDGEELQMEPV